One region of Cuculus canorus isolate bCucCan1 chromosome 6, bCucCan1.pri, whole genome shotgun sequence genomic DNA includes:
- the LOC104067378 gene encoding putative methyltransferase DDB_G0268948 isoform X2: MCRALRSLLSQPSAHLGWPIRGGREPLWAGSRGLSSRHRAVTISDSACSGAEINRIWPRAFRSDGQRVTVPGHTRMATQMFEGKGHAAVYQKYRFAPGKELQQTILTYLKEKRTSPVELVVDVGCGSGQGTRFLAEHFKKVVGTDISEAQIQEAKDSATTPNVSYLVSPAEVLPLEDNSVDLITSFTAAHWFDLEKFMREANRVLKPGGCVVLCTYTLDMSLRYGNCSEKLTKVFRESWDQIFKYSHSRVKHVLEDYKEIFEALPFPDKKRITDIFDKIPMTVAGVVGYLESVSPYQVYMKNDPEAAKSLLQEAEKRMLETMGVSSRDTPVELWVRHVCVLGCKGQ; encoded by the exons ATGTGCCGAGCCCTCCGCTCGCTGCTCTCGCAGCCTTCTGCCCACCTTGGGTGGCCCATCAGGGGAGGCAGAGAGCCCCTCTGGGCAGGCTCTCGGGGTCTGTCGTCACGCCACAGAGCCGTCACCATCTCAGACAGCGCCTGCTCGGGCGCTGAGATAAACAGGATATGGCCAAGAGCCTTCCGGAGCGATGGGCAACGAGTAACG gTGCCAGGTCACACCAGGATGGCCACCCAGATGTTTGAGGGGAAAGGGCATGCGGCCGTCTACcagaaatacagatttgcaCCGGGCAAAGAGCTGCAGCAAACCATCCTCACCTACCTGAAGGAGAAG AGGACAAGTCCTGTTGAGCTGGTGGTGGATGTCGGCTGCGGGTCTGGCCAAGGCACCCGTTTCCTTGCGGAGCACTTCAAGAAGGTGGTGGGAACGGACATCAGCGAAGCGCAGATCCAGGAGGCCAAGGATTCCGCCACCACACCCAATGTCTCCTACCT TGTGTCCCCTGCAGAGGTGCTGCCGTTGGAGGACAACTCGGTGGACCTCATCACTTCGTTTACAGCCGCACACTGGTTTGATCTCGAGAAGTTCATGAGAGAAGCAAACCGGGTGCTTAAGCCAGGTGGTTGCGTGGTCCTCTGCACCTACACTTTGGACATGAGTCTGCGCTATGGAAACTGCTCTGAAAAGCTGACCAAGGTCTTCAGGGAG TCCTGGGACCAGATTTTCAAATACTCGCATAGTAGAGTAAAACATGTCTTGGAAGACTACAAAGAGATCTTTGAGGCCTTGCCATTTCCAGACAAGAAGAG AATCACTGATATCTTTGACAAAATTCCCATGACGGTTGCTGGAGTAGTTGGTTACCTGGAGTCTGTCTCTCCATATCAAGTCTATATGAAGAATGACCCTGAAGCTGCAAAATCCCTCCTCCAAGAGGCTGAGAAGAG GATGCTGGAGACCATGGGAGTTTCTTCTCGTGACACCCCAGTGGAGCTCTGGGTGAGGCACGTCTGCGTCTTGGGGTGCAAGGGACAATGA
- the LOC104067378 gene encoding putative methyltransferase DDB_G0268948 isoform X3, giving the protein MAKSLPERWATSNGGRWVPGHTRMATQMFEGKGHAAVYQKYRFAPGKELQQTILTYLKEKRTSPVELVVDVGCGSGQGTRFLAEHFKKVVGTDISEAQIQEAKDSATTPNVSYLVSPAEVLPLEDNSVDLITSFTAAHWFDLEKFMREANRVLKPGGCVVLCTYTLDMSLRYGNCSEKLTKVFRESWDQIFKYSHSRVKHVLEDYKEIFEALPFPDKKRITDIFDKIPMTVAGVVGYLESVSPYQVYMKNDPEAAKSLLQEAEKRMLETMGVSSRDTPVELWVRHVCVLGCKGQ; this is encoded by the exons ATGGCCAAGAGCCTTCCGGAGCGATGGGCAACGAGTAACGGTGGCCGTTGG gTGCCAGGTCACACCAGGATGGCCACCCAGATGTTTGAGGGGAAAGGGCATGCGGCCGTCTACcagaaatacagatttgcaCCGGGCAAAGAGCTGCAGCAAACCATCCTCACCTACCTGAAGGAGAAG AGGACAAGTCCTGTTGAGCTGGTGGTGGATGTCGGCTGCGGGTCTGGCCAAGGCACCCGTTTCCTTGCGGAGCACTTCAAGAAGGTGGTGGGAACGGACATCAGCGAAGCGCAGATCCAGGAGGCCAAGGATTCCGCCACCACACCCAATGTCTCCTACCT TGTGTCCCCTGCAGAGGTGCTGCCGTTGGAGGACAACTCGGTGGACCTCATCACTTCGTTTACAGCCGCACACTGGTTTGATCTCGAGAAGTTCATGAGAGAAGCAAACCGGGTGCTTAAGCCAGGTGGTTGCGTGGTCCTCTGCACCTACACTTTGGACATGAGTCTGCGCTATGGAAACTGCTCTGAAAAGCTGACCAAGGTCTTCAGGGAG TCCTGGGACCAGATTTTCAAATACTCGCATAGTAGAGTAAAACATGTCTTGGAAGACTACAAAGAGATCTTTGAGGCCTTGCCATTTCCAGACAAGAAGAG AATCACTGATATCTTTGACAAAATTCCCATGACGGTTGCTGGAGTAGTTGGTTACCTGGAGTCTGTCTCTCCATATCAAGTCTATATGAAGAATGACCCTGAAGCTGCAAAATCCCTCCTCCAAGAGGCTGAGAAGAG GATGCTGGAGACCATGGGAGTTTCTTCTCGTGACACCCCAGTGGAGCTCTGGGTGAGGCACGTCTGCGTCTTGGGGTGCAAGGGACAATGA
- the LOC104067378 gene encoding putative methyltransferase DDB_G0268948 isoform X5 — protein sequence MPPGQCCGGQSWASATGCAEEPDGCWMKHSPGHHRAPIMVPGHTRMATQMFEGKGHAAVYQKYRFAPGKELQQTILTYLKEKRTSPVELVVDVGCGSGQGTRFLAEHFKKVVGTDISEAQIQEAKDSATTPNVSYLVSPAEVLPLEDNSVDLITSFTAAHWFDLEKFMREANRVLKPGGCVVLCTYTLDMSLRYGNCSEKLTKVFRESWDQIFKYSHSRVKHVLEDYKEIFEALPFPDKKRITDIFDKIPMTVAGVVGYLESVSPYQVYMKNDPEAAKSLLQEAEKRMLETMGVSSRDTPVELWVRHVCVLGCKGQ from the exons ATGCCACCAGGCCAGTGCTGCGGAGGACAAAGCTGGGCATCTGCCACAGGTTGTGCTGAGGAGCCAGATGGATGTTGGATGAAACACAGTCCCGGGCATCACCGGGCTCCTATCATG gTGCCAGGTCACACCAGGATGGCCACCCAGATGTTTGAGGGGAAAGGGCATGCGGCCGTCTACcagaaatacagatttgcaCCGGGCAAAGAGCTGCAGCAAACCATCCTCACCTACCTGAAGGAGAAG AGGACAAGTCCTGTTGAGCTGGTGGTGGATGTCGGCTGCGGGTCTGGCCAAGGCACCCGTTTCCTTGCGGAGCACTTCAAGAAGGTGGTGGGAACGGACATCAGCGAAGCGCAGATCCAGGAGGCCAAGGATTCCGCCACCACACCCAATGTCTCCTACCT TGTGTCCCCTGCAGAGGTGCTGCCGTTGGAGGACAACTCGGTGGACCTCATCACTTCGTTTACAGCCGCACACTGGTTTGATCTCGAGAAGTTCATGAGAGAAGCAAACCGGGTGCTTAAGCCAGGTGGTTGCGTGGTCCTCTGCACCTACACTTTGGACATGAGTCTGCGCTATGGAAACTGCTCTGAAAAGCTGACCAAGGTCTTCAGGGAG TCCTGGGACCAGATTTTCAAATACTCGCATAGTAGAGTAAAACATGTCTTGGAAGACTACAAAGAGATCTTTGAGGCCTTGCCATTTCCAGACAAGAAGAG AATCACTGATATCTTTGACAAAATTCCCATGACGGTTGCTGGAGTAGTTGGTTACCTGGAGTCTGTCTCTCCATATCAAGTCTATATGAAGAATGACCCTGAAGCTGCAAAATCCCTCCTCCAAGAGGCTGAGAAGAG GATGCTGGAGACCATGGGAGTTTCTTCTCGTGACACCCCAGTGGAGCTCTGGGTGAGGCACGTCTGCGTCTTGGGGTGCAAGGGACAATGA
- the LOC104067378 gene encoding putative methyltransferase DDB_G0268948 isoform X1 has translation MCRALRSLLSQPSAHLGWPIRGGREPLWAGSRGLSSRHRAVTISDSACSGAEINRIWPRAFRSDGQRVTVAVGLVGPHRVPGHTRMATQMFEGKGHAAVYQKYRFAPGKELQQTILTYLKEKRTSPVELVVDVGCGSGQGTRFLAEHFKKVVGTDISEAQIQEAKDSATTPNVSYLVSPAEVLPLEDNSVDLITSFTAAHWFDLEKFMREANRVLKPGGCVVLCTYTLDMSLRYGNCSEKLTKVFRESWDQIFKYSHSRVKHVLEDYKEIFEALPFPDKKRITDIFDKIPMTVAGVVGYLESVSPYQVYMKNDPEAAKSLLQEAEKRMLETMGVSSRDTPVELWVRHVCVLGCKGQ, from the exons ATGTGCCGAGCCCTCCGCTCGCTGCTCTCGCAGCCTTCTGCCCACCTTGGGTGGCCCATCAGGGGAGGCAGAGAGCCCCTCTGGGCAGGCTCTCGGGGTCTGTCGTCACGCCACAGAGCCGTCACCATCTCAGACAGCGCCTGCTCGGGCGCTGAGATAAACAGGATATGGCCAAGAGCCTTCCGGAGCGATGGGCAACGAGTAACGGTGGCCGTTGGGTTGGTGGGACCGCACCGG gTGCCAGGTCACACCAGGATGGCCACCCAGATGTTTGAGGGGAAAGGGCATGCGGCCGTCTACcagaaatacagatttgcaCCGGGCAAAGAGCTGCAGCAAACCATCCTCACCTACCTGAAGGAGAAG AGGACAAGTCCTGTTGAGCTGGTGGTGGATGTCGGCTGCGGGTCTGGCCAAGGCACCCGTTTCCTTGCGGAGCACTTCAAGAAGGTGGTGGGAACGGACATCAGCGAAGCGCAGATCCAGGAGGCCAAGGATTCCGCCACCACACCCAATGTCTCCTACCT TGTGTCCCCTGCAGAGGTGCTGCCGTTGGAGGACAACTCGGTGGACCTCATCACTTCGTTTACAGCCGCACACTGGTTTGATCTCGAGAAGTTCATGAGAGAAGCAAACCGGGTGCTTAAGCCAGGTGGTTGCGTGGTCCTCTGCACCTACACTTTGGACATGAGTCTGCGCTATGGAAACTGCTCTGAAAAGCTGACCAAGGTCTTCAGGGAG TCCTGGGACCAGATTTTCAAATACTCGCATAGTAGAGTAAAACATGTCTTGGAAGACTACAAAGAGATCTTTGAGGCCTTGCCATTTCCAGACAAGAAGAG AATCACTGATATCTTTGACAAAATTCCCATGACGGTTGCTGGAGTAGTTGGTTACCTGGAGTCTGTCTCTCCATATCAAGTCTATATGAAGAATGACCCTGAAGCTGCAAAATCCCTCCTCCAAGAGGCTGAGAAGAG GATGCTGGAGACCATGGGAGTTTCTTCTCGTGACACCCCAGTGGAGCTCTGGGTGAGGCACGTCTGCGTCTTGGGGTGCAAGGGACAATGA
- the LOC104067378 gene encoding putative methyltransferase DDB_G0268948 isoform X4, protein MATQMFEGKGHAAVYQKYRFAPGKELQQTILTYLKEKRTSPVELVVDVGCGSGQGTRFLAEHFKKVVGTDISEAQIQEAKDSATTPNVSYLVSPAEVLPLEDNSVDLITSFTAAHWFDLEKFMREANRVLKPGGCVVLCTYTLDMSLRYGNCSEKLTKVFRESWDQIFKYSHSRVKHVLEDYKEIFEALPFPDKKRITDIFDKIPMTVAGVVGYLESVSPYQVYMKNDPEAAKSLLQEAEKRMLETMGVSSRDTPVELWVRHVCVLGCKGQ, encoded by the exons ATGGCCACCCAGATGTTTGAGGGGAAAGGGCATGCGGCCGTCTACcagaaatacagatttgcaCCGGGCAAAGAGCTGCAGCAAACCATCCTCACCTACCTGAAGGAGAAG AGGACAAGTCCTGTTGAGCTGGTGGTGGATGTCGGCTGCGGGTCTGGCCAAGGCACCCGTTTCCTTGCGGAGCACTTCAAGAAGGTGGTGGGAACGGACATCAGCGAAGCGCAGATCCAGGAGGCCAAGGATTCCGCCACCACACCCAATGTCTCCTACCT TGTGTCCCCTGCAGAGGTGCTGCCGTTGGAGGACAACTCGGTGGACCTCATCACTTCGTTTACAGCCGCACACTGGTTTGATCTCGAGAAGTTCATGAGAGAAGCAAACCGGGTGCTTAAGCCAGGTGGTTGCGTGGTCCTCTGCACCTACACTTTGGACATGAGTCTGCGCTATGGAAACTGCTCTGAAAAGCTGACCAAGGTCTTCAGGGAG TCCTGGGACCAGATTTTCAAATACTCGCATAGTAGAGTAAAACATGTCTTGGAAGACTACAAAGAGATCTTTGAGGCCTTGCCATTTCCAGACAAGAAGAG AATCACTGATATCTTTGACAAAATTCCCATGACGGTTGCTGGAGTAGTTGGTTACCTGGAGTCTGTCTCTCCATATCAAGTCTATATGAAGAATGACCCTGAAGCTGCAAAATCCCTCCTCCAAGAGGCTGAGAAGAG GATGCTGGAGACCATGGGAGTTTCTTCTCGTGACACCCCAGTGGAGCTCTGGGTGAGGCACGTCTGCGTCTTGGGGTGCAAGGGACAATGA